The following proteins are co-located in the Amyelois transitella isolate CPQ chromosome W, ilAmyTran1.1, whole genome shotgun sequence genome:
- the LOC132904188 gene encoding uncharacterized protein LOC132904188, with the protein MEKTFKKQIVKSAAAVKRKVGMINDTKNVNNMALEKIFKPIVDPLNLIANKNNDKWVENENNYITSVGKKCKNESTSSYLSNEESNDTVSESDFPNNYNKTLISTPSEDNNVSEGSFKSIASSPDNRQTLSWSTSSEVMDAIPFGVRHERGKLMLGNIRIFDNDNILKIGTRILKKTDGLRELLFKRKPDLEKVREEDLQNYKLLLIDTNAHRRNYESSKPINSNKGFKYINVIKPLFKFSKNMTSSVESLPQGKGIPLLKKVKKYTDYVYWDDPNELVERLKLLLGSRAAGNSGVDNEIIAVIEELREAGIINIEHKQLSPQKMTSIIRDL; encoded by the coding sequence atggaaaaaacatttaaaaaacaaatagttaagtcagcagcagctgttaaaagaaaagtggGGATGATTAACGATacaaaaaacgtaaataatatggcactggagaaaattttcaaacctaTTGTTGATCCGCTTAATTTGatagccaataaaaataatgacaagtgggttgagaatgaaaataattacatcacCTCTGTtgggaaaaaatgtaaaaatgaaagtacATCTTCTTATTTATCCAATGAAGAATCGAATGACACTGTTTCTGAAAGCGACTTTCctaataattacaacaaaactttaatttccaCACCTTCTGAAGATAATAATGTCAGTGAAGGTTCGTTCAAATCTATTGCGTCTTCTCCAGATAATCGTCAAACTTTGTCGTGGTCTACATCATCAGAAGTAATGGATGCTATACCTTTTGGAGTAAGACATGAGCGGGGAAAACTAATGCTTGGCAATATTCGTATTTTCGATAATGATAACATTCTGAAAATAGGAACTCGAATTTTAAAGAAGACAGATGGTTTAAGagagttactatttaaaaggaAACCTGATCTAGAAAAAGTCAGAGAGGAGgacttgcaaaattataaattgttactaaTTGATACTAATGCACATCGACGTAATTATGAGTCATCTAAACCTATAAACAGTAACaaaggttttaaatacattaatgtcattaagcctttatttaaattctcaaaaaatatgacttcaaGTGTAGAAAGTCTCCCTCAAGGAAAAGGTATTCCACttctgaaaaaagtaaaaaaatatactgattatgtttattgggaTGATCCCAACGAACTGGTAGAacgattaaaattgttgttaggATCACGAGCGGCTGGCAATAGTGGTgtagataatgaaattattgcagTCATAGAAGAATTACGAGAAGctggaattataaatatagaacataAACAGCTATCGCCACAGAAAAT